The following are from one region of the Polyangium spumosum genome:
- a CDS encoding transglutaminase-like domain-containing protein: MIRPRIVHFPSNLAKARYMAEGSKRDLLLPEVQRWAAVFRRLPMHERAAAILKFCQYAIDYVRDPKREVLEDSAVTLFRGFGDCDAKTRVFVALCRACGIPAREKPVRPEQDFPHILAEVFVNGRWQPADPTILNSTIGRIPPAWLART, from the coding sequence ATGATCCGGCCGCGTATCGTCCACTTCCCTTCGAACCTCGCGAAAGCGCGGTACATGGCCGAGGGCAGCAAGCGTGATCTCCTGCTTCCCGAGGTCCAGCGCTGGGCTGCGGTGTTCCGGCGATTGCCGATGCACGAGCGCGCCGCGGCGATCCTGAAGTTCTGCCAGTACGCGATCGACTACGTGCGCGACCCGAAGCGCGAAGTCCTCGAAGATTCAGCCGTGACGCTCTTCCGTGGCTTCGGCGACTGCGACGCGAAAACGCGTGTCTTCGTGGCCCTCTGCCGCGCATGCGGCATTCCGGCCCGCGAGAAGCCCGTCCGTCCTGAGCAGGACTTTCCGCATATCCTCGCGGAGGTCTTCGTGAATGGGCGATGGCAACCCGCGGACCCAACGATCCTGAACTCGACGATCGGGCGTATCCCGCCCGCCTGGCTCGCGAGAACGAA
- a CDS encoding tyrosine-type recombinase/integrase has product MAVRKVERYGETRLLIDIQYKKRDGTRARFRKDAEVQTWTAARAEEKRYLLNIANHGEPFEPGTAPAVDSGDSSGSNAAPKPKKTFAEVVGEFRETFMVAELKVTSRKGYESVLRASLLPKLGKLTLDKVDGKAAADLDLALSKRKLSRSTRNNTQVVLRSVLRFAKSRGYIEDRPANLPRLKQVGQRVLEIPSDDQVEQILGVACDTHRLGFTLMSDAGLRPNEVRALRCKDVQLRWENGEAVGGFLTVREGRSHGEMHTPKTGQREIPISRELARVLAPVVKSAAREAYVALSDTGEPWGQSGLKQAFARTSKRAGVEGWSVYCLRHFAITAWLRAGIPVHVVQRMAGHTNLSTTQRYVHFLKEDLEEAARRLPVRRRGGNGDGEKN; this is encoded by the coding sequence ATGGCAGTCCGCAAGGTAGAGCGATACGGGGAAACCCGTCTGTTGATTGACATCCAGTACAAGAAGCGGGACGGCACGCGGGCTCGTTTCCGCAAGGATGCCGAGGTCCAAACGTGGACCGCGGCCCGTGCGGAGGAGAAGCGGTACCTGCTCAACATCGCCAACCATGGCGAGCCGTTCGAGCCGGGGACTGCGCCGGCAGTCGATTCGGGCGATTCGTCCGGATCGAATGCCGCGCCGAAGCCGAAGAAGACCTTCGCCGAGGTGGTCGGCGAGTTCCGAGAGACCTTCATGGTCGCGGAGCTCAAAGTCACCAGCCGGAAGGGGTACGAATCGGTCCTTCGGGCCTCGTTGCTTCCGAAGCTCGGCAAGTTGACCCTCGACAAAGTCGACGGGAAGGCAGCCGCGGATCTTGACCTCGCGCTTTCGAAGCGCAAGTTGAGCCGCTCGACGCGGAACAATACGCAGGTCGTGCTTCGATCGGTTCTGCGGTTCGCGAAGAGCCGCGGATACATCGAGGACCGGCCGGCGAATCTGCCGCGTTTGAAGCAGGTCGGGCAGCGCGTCCTGGAGATTCCGAGCGACGATCAGGTCGAGCAGATTCTCGGGGTCGCCTGCGATACGCACCGCCTGGGCTTCACGCTCATGTCGGACGCCGGGCTTCGTCCCAACGAAGTCCGCGCGCTCCGATGCAAGGACGTGCAGCTCCGGTGGGAGAACGGCGAGGCCGTCGGCGGGTTCCTCACCGTGCGTGAGGGTCGGTCACACGGCGAGATGCACACGCCGAAGACTGGCCAGCGCGAGATCCCCATCTCGCGCGAGCTCGCGCGGGTCCTCGCCCCGGTTGTCAAAAGCGCAGCGCGCGAGGCGTACGTGGCGCTGAGCGACACCGGGGAGCCATGGGGCCAGTCCGGGCTCAAGCAGGCGTTCGCGCGAACGAGCAAGCGGGCCGGGGTCGAAGGGTGGTCGGTGTACTGCCTGCGCCACTTCGCGATCACGGCTTGGCTCCGCGCAGGCATTCCCGTGCATGTCGTGCAGCGGATGGCAGGTCACACGAACCTGTCGACCACGCAGCGCTACGTGCACTTCCTCAAGGAAGACCTCGAGGAGGCCGCTCGTCGGTTGCCGGTCCGCCGTCGTGGCGGGAACGGCGACGGGGAGAAGAACTGA
- a CDS encoding tyrosine-type recombinase/integrase, whose protein sequence is MPLPKGTSLFYRPSKKRWVLSYADPVRGQPQKVLPKEITRQRDAEAWAAEWLRSENLRPDLALTQRREEGLTVAACAEKWLSLRAGDERVSPATLSGNRGALHNWILPRFGTKPIASLEVPELRAFIRDIRGKRAASTVRNVYYTFCTLFADAMAEGWVTSPANILQHPGVQREVPELEARGALRIPLEWAAALVSSPQVPLDWRARYALAFTSGARDGEIAGLRWSDVDLDGVTPMFRIEQAVALIGKKVGVSFAQPKDPKTKQSKRTMPLHPAAREALLEWQAHWAELVGRSPTPKDFVFPGPNGEATRPRSAEQIREHLASLGLPIELRGQAIDFKATRASFASWLSDADVPEQVRKRLMGHALRDVTEKHYTARDLEQLARAVAKIELRWETVTTTTPTMPSPTASEVPRAPVFTSKAGTRPAPKRPHFRKPLATQKPLSDCASTASYAHKSDIQAQPVLERARIPKPKVAGPIPAGGANDSEGLRAIPPRSLPADKSCGLTVASTENGG, encoded by the coding sequence ATGCCGCTCCCCAAAGGGACCTCCCTCTTCTACCGCCCCTCCAAGAAACGCTGGGTTCTCAGCTACGCCGACCCCGTCCGGGGCCAGCCGCAGAAGGTCCTCCCCAAGGAGATCACACGCCAGCGCGACGCCGAGGCCTGGGCGGCCGAGTGGCTCCGCTCCGAGAACCTGCGCCCCGACCTCGCCCTCACGCAGCGCCGCGAGGAGGGTCTCACGGTCGCCGCCTGCGCCGAGAAATGGCTCAGCCTGCGCGCCGGTGATGAGCGCGTCTCCCCCGCAACCCTGAGCGGCAACCGGGGAGCCCTGCACAACTGGATCCTGCCGCGGTTTGGTACGAAGCCCATAGCCTCGCTGGAAGTCCCGGAACTGCGCGCATTCATCCGGGATATCCGTGGGAAGCGCGCAGCCTCGACGGTGCGAAACGTTTATTACACGTTCTGCACGCTCTTCGCCGATGCCATGGCCGAGGGCTGGGTGACCAGTCCGGCCAATATACTCCAGCATCCGGGCGTCCAGCGTGAGGTGCCTGAGTTGGAGGCGCGCGGGGCCCTTCGCATTCCGCTCGAATGGGCCGCGGCGCTCGTGAGTTCTCCGCAGGTTCCGCTCGATTGGCGCGCACGCTACGCGCTCGCATTCACGAGCGGCGCGCGCGATGGCGAGATCGCCGGATTGCGCTGGTCGGATGTCGACCTCGACGGCGTGACGCCGATGTTCCGGATCGAGCAGGCCGTTGCGCTCATCGGGAAGAAGGTCGGGGTCAGCTTCGCGCAGCCGAAAGATCCGAAAACCAAGCAGAGCAAGCGAACGATGCCGCTTCATCCCGCTGCCCGGGAGGCACTGCTTGAATGGCAGGCGCACTGGGCCGAACTCGTCGGTCGATCTCCAACGCCGAAAGACTTCGTCTTCCCAGGCCCTAACGGTGAGGCCACGCGGCCACGCAGCGCCGAGCAGATTCGCGAACACCTCGCCTCGCTCGGACTTCCCATCGAGCTCCGCGGCCAAGCGATCGACTTCAAGGCGACCCGCGCCAGCTTCGCATCGTGGCTGTCCGACGCTGATGTCCCCGAGCAGGTCCGCAAGCGCCTCATGGGCCACGCGCTCCGCGACGTGACCGAGAAGCACTACACGGCGCGCGACCTCGAGCAGCTCGCCCGAGCGGTCGCGAAGATCGAGCTCCGGTGGGAGACGGTGACCACCACGACCCCTACGATGCCCAGCCCGACAGCTTCAGAGGTGCCCCGCGCCCCCGTCTTCACATCGAAAGCCGGCACAAGGCCGGCACCGAAAAGGCCTCACTTCCGCAAACCGCTGGCGACGCAGAAACCGTTGTCCGATTGTGCTTCCACCGCTTCCTACGCACACAAAAGCGACATCCAGGCACAACCAGTTCTCGAGCGGGCGCGAATTCCTAAACCGAAGGTCGCAGGTCCGATTCCTGCCGGGGGTGCCAATGATTCCGAGGGGTTACGAGCCATCCCCCCTCGCTCCCTCCCCGCCGACAAAAGCTGTGGCCTCACTGTGGCCTCAACCGAGAACGGCGGTTGA
- a CDS encoding cytoplasmic protein — MTVKKDLKRVIRARMEESGETYMSARNQVLRDREEILAAGLTASTALFSVPRSSAASKATEQEGLFDAAILKLNRQSARVRLLGTGEQVTLRSSDIIEYVPGQIVAIDIERRWSHRGYAYVKGEVVEARIDIPALQLPPLGLEEHGVMNCREVYEPERSPGLVGALWRKATAKPRRYFELEQVLPGVDYESMDFDDPIVEASEVNEAGAFLEAEEVLMDLLLQDLRCLDAHAHLGDFAFDRYPEHARLHYEVGVRIGEHALDAGFTGMLPWACIDNRPFMRCLHGYGLTLWRLGQMKDAEHVFERMIWLNPNDNQGARFCWLDVKEGRPWRRDEEGTR; from the coding sequence GTGACCGTGAAGAAGGATCTGAAGCGCGTCATCCGGGCCCGCATGGAGGAGAGCGGCGAAACCTACATGTCCGCCCGCAATCAGGTGCTGCGTGATCGAGAGGAAATCCTGGCGGCCGGGCTCACCGCATCGACGGCCCTGTTTTCCGTGCCGCGTTCCTCCGCAGCGTCCAAAGCTACAGAGCAAGAGGGGCTGTTCGATGCCGCCATTCTGAAGTTGAACCGGCAGTCGGCACGCGTGCGCCTGCTGGGGACCGGCGAACAGGTGACGTTGCGCTCCTCCGACATCATCGAGTACGTGCCTGGACAGATCGTGGCAATTGACATCGAGAGGCGCTGGTCGCATCGAGGATACGCCTACGTGAAGGGTGAGGTCGTTGAGGCTCGGATCGATATCCCCGCGCTCCAATTGCCGCCCCTCGGTCTGGAGGAGCACGGCGTCATGAATTGTCGCGAGGTGTACGAGCCGGAGCGCTCACCGGGGCTCGTGGGCGCGCTCTGGCGGAAGGCCACTGCCAAACCACGCCGGTATTTCGAGCTGGAACAGGTGCTTCCAGGCGTTGACTACGAATCTATGGACTTCGACGATCCCATCGTCGAGGCAAGCGAGGTCAATGAGGCGGGCGCTTTCCTCGAAGCGGAGGAGGTGCTCATGGATCTCCTGCTCCAGGACCTACGTTGCCTCGATGCCCACGCGCACCTCGGAGACTTTGCATTCGATCGATATCCGGAGCATGCACGACTCCATTACGAGGTAGGTGTGCGGATTGGAGAGCATGCGCTCGACGCCGGATTCACGGGTATGCTGCCATGGGCCTGCATCGACAATCGGCCCTTCATGCGGTGCCTGCACGGTTACGGTCTGACGCTCTGGCGACTCGGGCAGATGAAGGATGCGGAGCACGTCTTCGAGCGGATGATTTGGCTGAATCCGAACGACAACCAGGGGGCACGGTTCTGTTGGCTGGACGTCAAGGAAGGTCGACCGTGGAGGAGAGACGAGGAGGGGACGCGCTGA
- a CDS encoding ATP-binding protein produces the protein MSDLKGRLKHLGLRAAAEGIDDLCARAIKARSSPVELLEHVVEMEEKERAKNSLERRLSRSHIGHFKPMADFDWDWPTKIDRELVESALRLEFLAQPRNVVLVASHGLGKSMIARNIAHEAVIAGNSVIFTTAAQLLLDLGARESSRSLAKRLKHYAKASLLVLDGLGYLSFDARNADLLFQLVNLRYEKKSIVLTTNLAFSDWPTIFPNATCATALIDRVVHHAHQHRGRKLQAPGSQGGRWAPQQRGRRQEEAVAASSPLAGRPAPRRRTSAGLSKFLRILMSGDNEGELCDVVGGGRGVGAGAQAVDGACGAGCDGEALYGAGGGAACEGSGCDPNRARVIALGGDSAAPVRRIGSGARRGHPVGCSTRRRRGGPR, from the coding sequence ATGAGTGACCTGAAAGGACGCCTCAAACACCTCGGCCTGCGCGCCGCGGCCGAGGGAATCGACGACCTCTGCGCTCGCGCGATCAAGGCGCGGTCGAGTCCGGTGGAGCTGCTCGAGCACGTCGTGGAAATGGAGGAGAAAGAGCGCGCCAAGAACAGCCTCGAACGGCGACTCTCCCGCAGCCATATCGGCCACTTCAAGCCCATGGCAGACTTCGACTGGGATTGGCCGACGAAGATCGACCGTGAGCTCGTGGAGTCTGCGCTGCGCCTGGAATTCCTCGCCCAGCCGAGGAACGTCGTGCTCGTCGCTTCCCACGGCCTGGGCAAGTCGATGATCGCGCGCAACATCGCGCACGAGGCCGTCATCGCCGGCAACTCGGTCATCTTCACGACCGCGGCCCAGCTCCTGCTCGACCTCGGCGCGCGGGAATCATCGCGGTCGCTCGCAAAGCGATTGAAGCATTACGCCAAGGCGAGCTTGCTGGTCCTCGACGGGCTAGGCTACCTGTCTTTCGATGCGCGAAACGCCGACCTGCTCTTCCAGCTCGTGAATCTACGCTACGAGAAGAAGAGCATCGTGCTGACGACAAACCTCGCCTTCAGCGACTGGCCCACGATCTTCCCGAACGCCACGTGCGCCACAGCCCTCATCGATCGCGTCGTCCACCACGCCCATCAGCATCGAGGGCGAAAGCTACAGGCTCCGGGAAGCCAAGGAGGTCGCTGGGCGCCGCAGCAGCGCGGCCGCCGCCAGGAAGAAGCGGTAGCTGCTTCGTCCCCGCTCGCAGGCCGGCCGGCACCCCGTCGGCGAACATCGGCCGGTCTATCCAAATTTCTGCGGATTTTGATGAGCGGCGACAACGAGGGCGAGCTTTGCGACGTGGTTGGAGGAGGCAGGGGTGTCGGAGCAGGTGCGCAAGCGGTTGATGGGGCATGCGGTGCGGGATGTGACGGAGAGGCACTATACGGCGCGGGAGGTGGAGCAGCTTGCGAGGGCAGTGGCTGCGATCCCAATCGAGCACGCGTCATTGCTTTGGGAGGAGACTCGGCGGCACCCGTGCGTCGCATCGGAAGCGGTGCCCGCCGTGGCCATCCGGTAGGATGCTCCACTCGCCGACGGCGCGGGGGTCCTCGCTGA